One Dioscorea cayenensis subsp. rotundata cultivar TDr96_F1 chromosome 17, TDr96_F1_v2_PseudoChromosome.rev07_lg8_w22 25.fasta, whole genome shotgun sequence DNA window includes the following coding sequences:
- the LOC120280513 gene encoding pentatricopeptide repeat-containing protein At1g71210, mitochondrial: protein MLRLLRCSSNNPSPLLLLPRAITTKLLSFSSSSSSSNASPSHSFPPLLPIAHSSLNLDLDSSLIATSFRQWFKDGAAPLSLLDRIYAALASCPDDDPSVDAALAPLHLPLSESLVLRVLRHRPTPSIPNLLLLRLKFFDWSGRQRHYRHSISVFHAIFRILSRCSLTSIVHSLLRDFSDRAQHSFVPRFHHTLVVGYSVASRPDLALLILARIRFHGLDLDPFSYHVLTNSLIDSSDFDLADSLLSHLQSQGHSGPVSTSLRIKSLCRQNKLDDAMVYLRDIERSKLGHRRELIDGGVGVLVHALCARGRFRDAGRIVHDFGAPYTYGVWIADLVTAGRLNAAMEFLEAKKSSEDYVPESEHYNMLISRMLQKNQLDKVYDLLVEMREEGVVPDRATMNTTLCFFCKAGMVDVAIQLYNSRVELGLAPNKLVYNYLITALCRDGSVDEVCQVLEESMAHGYFPGRETFKILSNLLCREGRLDRMRKLLDDALQRDIRPVTYVYARYLAALCKAGHVEEACMVPHMVSGENAGIGRFRYTYTSLIHAFVVLRRVDVLPQLIVQMQERGHSPSRRLYREVICCMCESGKYDNVLNLLSEQLELKVLDQRICYNYFIDGASNAKKPELARKVYDRLVAAGIEPNLDTEILLLQSYLKSKRIGDARLYFYTLTEKREPSTKLYNIFITGLLEAGKTEQAVVFWREARRKGLIPSLQCYEELVNELCLSKQYDIAVKVLDDFKETSRPVSSYLCNVLMLHTLKSRDLLRAWVHSREDWHRQSKPEEISEETSASGRLVLGQLIAAFSGGIRMTENLDKLDEVVETFFPVDLFTYNLLLRALTMVGRMDYACDLFNRICKKGLEPNTWTYDIIVHGFCKLGRRKDAERWMMNMYRNGFHPTWYTMSLYNKTP from the coding sequence ATGCTTCGCCTCCTCCGCTGCTCTTCCAACAATCCTTctcctctccttctcctccccCGCGCTATCACCACTAAGctcctctccttctcctcctcctcctcttcttccaacGCCTCTCCCTCACACTCCTTCCCGCCATTACTCCCCATAGCCCACTCCTCTCTCAACCTCGACCTCGATTCCTCCCTAATCGCCACCTCCTTCCGCCAATGGTTCAAAGACGGAGCCGCCCCTCTCTCTCTTCTCGATCGGATCTACGCGGCCCTCGCCTCCTGCCCTGACGACGACCCTTCTGTTGACGCTGCTCTCGCCCCTCTTCATCTCCCCCTCTCAGAGTCCCTGGTCCTCCGTGTCCTCCGCCACCGCCCCACCCCCTCTATCCCCAACCTTCTCCTTCTACGTCTCAAGTTCTTCGACTGGTCCGGACGGCAACGTCACTACCGCCATTCCATCTCCGTCTTTCACGCCATCTTCCGCATCCTCTCGCGTTGCAGCCTCACCTCCATCGTCCATAGCTTGCTCCGCGACTTCTCTGACCGAGCTCAGCACTCCTTCGTTCCTCGATTTCACCATACTCTCGTCGTTGGCTACTCCGTCGCCAGCCGCCCCGACCTCGCCCTTCTCATTCTCGCCCGTATCCGCTTCCATGGCCTCGACCTCGATCCTTTCTCCTACCACGTCCTCACCAACTCCCTCATCGACTCCTCTGACTTCGATCTCGCTGACTCCCTCCTTTCCCACCTCCAATCGCAAGGCCACTCCGGCCCTGTCTCCACCTCCCTCCGCATCAAGTCCCTCTGCCGCCAGAACAAACTTGACGACGCCATGGTTTATCTCCGGGACATCGAAAGGTCAAAACTTGGCCATCGCCGGGAGCTCATTGATGGCGGCGTCGGCGTCCTTGTTCACGCCCTCTGCGCCCGCGGTCGGTTCCGGGATGCGGGGAGGATCGTCCACGATTTCGGGGCCCCTTACACGTATGGCGTCTGGATTGCCGACCTCGTTACCGCCGGTCGGCTCAATGCTGCCATGGAATTCCTTGAAGCCAAGAAGAGCTCCGAGGACTACGTCCCTGAGAGTGAGCATTACAATATGCTAATCAGCCGGATGCTTCAGAAAAACCAGCTCGATAAGGTATATGACCTGCTTGTGGAAATGCGAGAGGAGGGCGTCGTCCCTGATAGGGCCACCATGAACACCACTCTTTGCTTCTTCTGCAAGGCTGGTATGGTTGATGTTGCTATTCAGCTATACAACTCGAGGGTTGAGCTGGGCCTCGCCCCTAACAAGCTTGTATACAACTATCTGATCACCGCCTTGTGTAGAGATGGGAGTGTTGATGAGGTTTGCCAGGTTCTCGAGGAGTCCATGGCGCATGGCTACTTTCCTGGGAGGGAGACATTCAaaattctctctaatttgctctGCAGGGAGGGGAGGCTCGACAGGATGCGCAAACTGCTGGATGACGCGCTTCAAAGAGATATCCGCCCGGTTACCTATGTCTATGCCCGGTACCTTGCTGCATTGTGCAAGGCAGGTCATGTGGAGGAGGCTTGCATGGTGCCACACATGGTCAGTGGGGAGAATGCTGGAATTGGGAGGTTTAGGTACACATATACTAGTTTGATTCATGCGTTTGTTGTATTGAGGAGAGTTGACGTGCTTCCACAGCTAATAGTCCAGATGCAAGAGCGAGGGCATTCTCCAAGTCGGAGGCTTTATAGGGAGGTCATTTGTTGTATGTGTGAATCAGGCAAATACGACAATGTGCTCAATCTTCTCAGTGAGCAGTTGGAACTCAAGGTTCTTGACCAGCGGATCTGCTACAACTACTTTATTGATGGGGCTTCTAATGCCAAGAAGCCTGAGTTAGCAAGAAAGGTGTATGATAGGTTGGTAGCTGCAGGGATCGAGCCCAATCTGGATACTGAAATTCTCCTTTTGCAGAGTTATCTGAAGAGCAAACGCATTGGTGATGCACGCCTTTACTTCTACACCCTTACAGAGAAGCGAGAGCCTAGTACTAAGCTGTATAATATCTTTATAACTGGTCTTTTGGAGGCTGGTAAGACAGAGCAGGCAGTGGTTTTCTGGCGGGAGGCCAGGAGGAAGGGCTTGATCCCTAGCCTGCAGTGTTATGAGGAGCTTGTAAATGAATTGTGTTTATCCAAACAATATGACATTGCGGTGAAGGTACTGGATGATTTTAAGGAGACAAGTCGCCCAGTTTCATCCTATCTGTGCAATGTGCTCATGTTGCATACTTTGAAGTCTCGAGATCTATTGCGAGCTTGGGTCCATTCCAGAGAAGATTGGCATAGACAAAGCAAACCTGAGGAAATAAGTGAGGAGACTTCAGCTTCAGGAAGGTTGGTGCTTGGTCAGCTTATTGCTGCTTTTTCAGGTGGAATCAGGATGACTGAAAATCTGGACAAGTTGGATGAAGTGGTTGAGACGTTCTTTCCGGTTGATCTTTTTACCTATAATTTGCTGTTGAGGGCTCTGACTATGGTGGGAAGAATGGATTATGCTTGCGACTTGTTTAATAGGATTTGCAAGAAGGGTTTAGAACCAAACACTTGGACTTATGACATTATTGTGCATGGTTTCTGCAAGCTTGGCAGGAGAAAGGATGCTGAGAGATGGATGATGAATATGTACCGAAATGGATTCCATCCAACATGGTACACTATGAGTTTGTACAATAAGACACCTTAG
- the LOC120280306 gene encoding beta-glucuronosyltransferase GlcAT14B-like translates to METKIVQRGKRWVLPLLASLLLSCLLITVSLLFSSSPLRHTLVFLSFSQISSSAADSDDSPLFVESKLQLPPLPPANNVPRLAYLISGSTGDGRSIKRTLQALYHPGNRYVLHLDLESPPAERLELAADIRGDPVYQRYKNVWVITRANLVTYRGPTMVANTLHAAAILLKEGGDWDWFINLSASDYPLVTQDDLLYTLSTIPRQWNFIEHTSDIGWKEYQRAKPVIIDPGLYSLHKSDVFWATEKRSVPTAFKLFTGSAWMMLTHQFIEFCLWGWDNLPRTVLMYYANFLSSPEGYFHTVICNADEFRNTTVNHDLHFISWDNPPKQHPHFLTVNDFQRMVDSNAPFARKFGRDDPVLDRIDEEILGRDHSGFVPGGWYDALKKNTSDVNYTVRSISDLRPGAGTKRIEKLILGLLNQDDFDKKHCI, encoded by the exons ATGGAAACGAAGATTGTGCAGCGGGGGAAACGATGGGTGCTTCCACTTCTTGCTTCCCTTCTCCTCTCTTGCCTTTTAATCACTGTTTCCCTTCTCTTCTCCTCGTCTCCCCTTCGCCACACCCTCGTTTTCCTATCCTTCTCCCAGATCAGTTCCTCCGCTGCTGACTCCGATGATTCACCGCTTTTTGTCGAGTCCAAGCTTCAGCTACCCCCTCTGCCGCCGGCGAATAACGTCCCCCGTCTAGCTTACCTGATCTCTGGATCCACTGGCGATGGGCGTAGTATTAAGCGCACGCTGCAAGCGCTCTACCACCCGGGCAACCGCTATGTGCTACACCTTGACCTCGAGTCGCCGCCCGCTGAGCGCCTGGAGCTCGCTGCTGACATTCGCGGAGATCCAGTTTATCAGAGGTATAAGAATGTATGGGTGATTACGCGGGCAAATCTGGTGACTTATCGAGGTCCGACGATGGTTGCGAACACGCTCCACGCTGCGGCCATCTTGCTGAAGGAGGGAGGGGATTGGGATTGGTTTATTAATCTCAGCGCGTCTGACTACCCGCTGGTCACCCAGGATG ATCTGCTATACACACTGTCAACTATACCAAGGCAATGGAATTTCATTGAACACACAAGTGACATCGGATGGAAGGA GTACCAGAGGGCCAAGCCTGTGATCATAGACCCTGGGCTTTATAGTTTGCACAAATCAGATGTTTTCTGGGCTACTGAGAAAAGGAGCGTACCCACCGCTTTCAAGCTCTTTACAG GCTCAGCATGGATGATGCTTACCCATCAGTTCATTGAGTTCTGCTTATGGGGATGGGACAACCTTCCACGCACTGTCTTGATGTACTATGCAAACTTCCTCTCCTCCCCGGAGGGCTACTTCCACACGGTCATCTGCAATGCTGATGAGTTCCGCAACACCACTGTCAACCATGAcctgcatttcatatcatgggACAATCCTCCAAAGCAGCATCCACATTTCCTCACTGTGAATGATTTCCAAAGGATGGTTGACAGCAATGCACCATTTGCCAGAAAGTTTGGCAGAGATGACCCAGTCCTAGACAGGATTGACGAGGAGATCTTGGGCCGTGATCACAGTGGGTTTGTGCCCGGTGGGTGGTATGATGCTTTAAAAAAGAACACTTCTGATGTGAATTACACGGTGAGGAGTATAAGCGACCTCAGGCCTGGAGCCGGCACAAAGAGGATTGAGAAGCTTATATTAGGTCTTCTCAACCAAGATGATTTTGACAAGAAACATTGTATCtga